One window from the genome of Lacerta agilis isolate rLacAgi1 chromosome 18, rLacAgi1.pri, whole genome shotgun sequence encodes:
- the CRTC1 gene encoding LOW QUALITY PROTEIN: CREB-regulated transcription coactivator 1 (The sequence of the model RefSeq protein was modified relative to this genomic sequence to represent the inferred CDS: inserted 1 base in 1 codon) → MAASSNNPRKFSEKIALHNQKQAEETAAFEEVMKDLSLTRAHRLQLQKNQYLQLGQTRGQYYGGSLPNVNQIGSSAMDLPFQTPFQSSGLDTSRTTRHHGLVDRVYRDRSRLGSPHRRPLSVDKHGRQVDSCPYGTVYLSPPSDTSWRRTNSDSALHQSTMTPTQAEPFLAGSQDMQQKEVKYMYIFLLLAVPGMEEDTADTEKNLSKQGWEAKKTGSPRPKSCEVPGINIFPSADQENTTTLIPATHNTGGSLPDLTNIHFPSPLPTPLDPEESPFPSLSSSNSTGNLAANLTHMGISTANQGMTTTQASSQQHRQPPTGPLSLNADSRRNQPQQVSPTLSPLSPITQAVAMDALSLEQQLPPYPFFTQTSAQQQQQQQTQVASALPSNASLMQTSGLQRGVQXAPLSVTVPSTIPQSPPGSQTQTSMGIDISSGSLQQYRNNAGSPANQSPTSPVSNQAFSPGSSPQQTSILGSVFGDSCYDQQMTARQANALLISSHLQDSFLQLEQFNMIENAISSNSLYSPCSTLNYSQAAMMGLTGSHGSLQDAQQLSYASHGNIPNIILTVTGESPPSLSKDLTSSLAGVGDVSFDSDSQFPLDELKIDPLTLDGLHMLNDPDMVLADPATEDTFRMDRL, encoded by the exons CTACAGCTACAGAAAAACCAGTATTTGCAGTTGGGCCAGACCCGTGGACAGTACTATGGAGGATCCCTGCCAAATGTCAATCAGATTGGGAGCAGTGCTATGGACCTGCCTTTCCAG ACTCCGTTTCAGTCATCAGGATTGGACACCAGCAGGACGACCCGGCACCATGGGCTGGTGGACAGGGTGTATCGCGACCGGAGCCGCCTTGGCTCGCCCCACCGGCGCCCGCTGTCCGTGGATAAGCACGGCAGGCAG GTGGACAGCTGTCCGTATGGTACCGTCTATCTGTCGCCTCCTTCAGACACAAGCTGGAGGAG GACCAATTCAGATTCTGCCCTGCACCAGAGTACGATGACTCCCACTCAGGCGGAGCCTTTCTTAGCTGGGTCACAGGACATGCAGCAAAAAGAGGTGAAGTACATGTATATCT TCTTACTATTGGCCGTCCCAGGCATGGAGGAGGACACAGCGGATACAGAGAAGAACCTCTCGAAGCAAGGGTGGGAAGCTAAGAAG ACCGGATCGCCAAGGCCTAAATCCTGTGAGGTTCCAGGAATCAA CATCTTTCCGTCAGCTGACCAGGAAAACACTACCACACTTATCCCAGCCACTCACAACACGGGTGGCTCCCTGCCGGACCTGACGAACATccacttcccctctcctctcccgacGCCGCTGGACCCAGAAGAATCCCCTTTCCCGTCCCTCAGCAGTTCCAACAGCACTGGGAACCTTGCGGCCAACTTGACGCATATGGGCATCAGCACAGCCAATCAGG GGATGACGACGACGCAGGCCTCTTCCCAGCAGCACCGACAGCCACCCACCGGCCCCCTTTCGTTGAACGCAGACTCCAGGAGAAACCAGCCCCAGCAGGTCTCCCCCACGCTCTCGCCACTGTCACCAATCACTCAG GCCGTGGCGATGGACGCCCtctccctggagcagcagctccCGCCCTACCCCTTCTTTACCCAGACGagcgcccagcagcagcagcaacagcagaccCAGGTCGCCAGTGCTCTCCCGTCCAATGCCTCCCTGATGCAGACGTCCGGCCTGCAGCGAGGGGTGC CTGCCCCGCTCTCCGTCACCGTCCCTTCCACAATCCCACAGTCTCCGCCGGGAAGCCAGACCCAGACCTCCATGGGGATAGACATCAGTTCG GGTTCACTCCAGCAGTACCGCAACAATGCTGGCTCCCCGGCCAACCAGTCTCCCACCTCTCCTGTCTCCAATCAAGCTTTCTCTCCTGGCAGCTCCCCTCAA CAAACATCTATCCTGGGGAGCGTCTTCGGGGATTCCTGTTACGACCAGCAGATGACGGCCAGGCAGGCAAACGCTTTACTCATCAG TTCTCACCTCCAGGATTCCTTCCTCCAGCTTGAGCAGTTCAACATGATTGAGAACGCCATCAGCTCCAACAGCCTCTACAGCCCCTGCTCCACCCTCAATTACTCCCAGGCGGCCATGATGGGCCTCACCGGAAGCCACGGGAGCCTCCAGGACGCCCAGCAGCTCAGCTACGCCAGCCACGGGAACATCCCAAACATCATCCTCACAG TGACCGGGGAGTCCCCTCCCAGCCTGTCGAAGGACCTGACCAGCTCTCTGGCCGGCGTGGGGGATGTCAGCTTCGACTCTGATTCCCAGTTTCCCCTGGACGAACTCAAAATCGACCCCCTGACCTTGGACGGGCTGCACATGCTCAACGACCCCGACATGGTCCTCGCCGACCCCGCCACAGAGGACACTTTCCGGATGGACCGGCTgtag